One window from the genome of Dermacentor silvarum isolate Dsil-2018 chromosome 7, BIME_Dsil_1.4, whole genome shotgun sequence encodes:
- the LOC125946794 gene encoding sulfotransferase 2A8-like: protein MDPDYYMEVDGVRIPKVFGEENFRSATKYVPRDGDLFVVSHPKCGTSWVQYIVCSILTRGKPPTKVSDLNAMAPFIDVSGAAAAENPKRTGPIVTHIPPTLLRPNDRAKYIYVARNPYDTAVSCYYFLKGFTPKTVTDVSFKRFLPMFIEAKVGYCGYFDHLLPWYDVREKDNVLFLTYEQLKADTKGQILRIADFIGSEHGAILRDDSDTLRKILDSCSVQSMRILHNDDPEERMKMFSGQSKSAPTTRDEQSEATPLDSRHAGSGYVRKGAVGDWRSHFTAAQLARTKAWIADKCKNSTVMELWADLDLP from the exons ATGGACCCAGACTATTATATGGAGGTCGATGGCGTACGGATACCTAAGGTATTTGGAGAGGAAAACTTCCGTTCGGCAACAAAGTACGTGCCAAGAGACGGAGACCTGTTCGTCGTCAGCCATCCGAAATGCGGCACGTCGTGGGTGCAGTACATAGTCTGCAGCATTCTGACTAGAGGAAAGCCACCCACCAAGGTTAGCGATCTGAACGCCATGGCACCGTTTATTGACGTGAGTGGCGCAGCTGCAGCAGAAAATCCAAAAAGGACTGGACCCATTGTTACCCACATTCCACCAACACTCCTTCGCCCCAATGACAGGGCAAAGTATATTTACGTAGCACGAAATCCCTATGACACTGCCGTGTCCTGCTACTATTTTCTCAAGGGATTCACCCCCAAGACCGTCACTGATGTCTCTTTCAAGAGATTCCTTCCGATGTTCATCGAGGCAAAG gtgggctaCTGCGGCTACTTCGACCATCTGCTGCCGTGGTACGACGTTCGAGAGAAAGACAACGTCCTGTTTCTCACCTACGAGCAGCTTAAAGCGGACACAAAGGGGCAGATCCTCAGGATTGCAGACTTCATCGGGAGCGAGCACGGAGCCATTTTGAGAGATGACTCTGATACACTTAGAAAAATCCTAGATTCGTGCAGCGTGCAGAGTATGAGAATCCTTCACAATGATGATCCAGAGGAGAGAATGAAAATGTTCTCTGGTCAGTCTAAGAGCGCACCGACGACACGTGATGAACAATCCGAGGCCACTCCGTTGGACTCAAGGCATGCCGGATCGGGATACGTCCGAAAGGGAGCCGTGGGAGACTGGAGGAGCCACTTCACTGCCGCGCAGCTGGCCAGAACAAAGGCATGGATTGCAGATAAATGTAAAAACTCAACTGTCATGGAACTGTGGGCTGACCTAGATCTTCCATGA